A region of Paenibacillus sp. 37 DNA encodes the following proteins:
- a CDS encoding phosphotransferase family protein produces MKDEMDAYSWVTPEGMLNDHYITSREQLYKGMNGRYVERFTVPTGESYIFKPLTNSAQHGRERWMYERVLSGLAQIYPQLIAASDLTIAPARSWMIYEDLGQLVHDSREATMLDAAVHMAAWHALPVTDWSELPRVGQKPPIRTMLDELQMHRQFTDELLSRLGMQLSAFDWDKISRFIFTAVEELPTVLCHGDLHPGNLAEVDGRLVVLDWEHAHLNTPLWDMYHLVDLSHPLFPRTVTPALRERVIDIYLDKLESLGVQIERDSFAGWYNAYAIVFSLWMLCLIDGDLRSEECVWPKEQLRNQWHETAATLEQCMKHMGEE; encoded by the coding sequence GTGAAAGATGAGATGGATGCATATAGCTGGGTGACGCCCGAAGGAATGCTGAATGATCACTATATAACAAGCCGCGAACAGTTGTATAAAGGAATGAACGGACGATATGTGGAGCGATTCACTGTTCCTACCGGTGAAAGTTATATTTTCAAACCACTGACGAATTCTGCACAGCATGGACGGGAACGATGGATGTACGAGCGCGTATTATCAGGATTAGCACAGATCTATCCGCAACTCATTGCAGCGTCGGATCTTACCATTGCACCGGCACGGAGTTGGATGATCTATGAGGATCTGGGGCAACTGGTGCATGATTCGCGAGAGGCGACGATGCTTGATGCAGCGGTACATATGGCAGCATGGCATGCATTGCCTGTTACGGATTGGAGTGAGCTGCCTCGCGTAGGTCAGAAACCGCCCATTCGCACGATGCTGGATGAGTTGCAGATGCATAGGCAATTTACCGATGAACTGTTATCCAGATTGGGTATGCAGCTATCCGCATTCGATTGGGACAAGATCTCAAGGTTTATCTTCACGGCAGTAGAAGAACTTCCTACCGTTCTGTGTCACGGAGATCTGCATCCCGGGAATCTGGCGGAAGTTGACGGCAGGCTGGTCGTCTTGGACTGGGAGCATGCCCATCTGAATACGCCGCTGTGGGACATGTACCATCTGGTAGATCTCTCGCATCCGTTGTTTCCCAGAACGGTTACGCCTGCTTTGCGAGAGCGGGTTATAGACATTTATTTGGACAAACTAGAGAGCCTGGGCGTGCAGATTGAACGGGATTCTTTTGCAGGATGGTACAACGCCTATGCTATTGTATTTTCGCTCTGGATGCTGTGTTTGATTGATGGTGACCTGAGAAGTGAGGAATGTGTGTGGCCGAAGGAACAGTTGCGTAACCAGTGGCATGAGACGGCAGCGACGCTGGAACAGTGCATGAAGCACATGGGTGAGGAATAG
- a CDS encoding TetR/AcrR family transcriptional regulator: MKNKSHVDSKKKDILQAAMRLFATKGVDGISVKEIGDAAGVTDAAIYKHFKNKDAVALEAFTQYCADYTSLIDGYVRQEGPVLERFKQLITEVLHLHDEDPYGLLLISQNHEIFIEAGSSDDYRQPLDALMDLIDQGMMRGELPQQDSRLTAVLVIGAITRMAVSSMQGELPELLVPYTGETVHRLSLMLGQVSQE, encoded by the coding sequence ATGAAGAACAAATCTCATGTGGATAGCAAAAAGAAAGATATCCTACAAGCGGCGATGCGCTTGTTCGCAACCAAAGGCGTTGACGGCATATCCGTCAAAGAGATCGGTGACGCCGCCGGAGTAACCGATGCGGCGATCTACAAACATTTTAAAAACAAAGATGCCGTTGCCCTGGAAGCCTTCACCCAATACTGCGCGGACTATACTTCACTGATTGACGGGTATGTTCGCCAGGAAGGTCCCGTGTTGGAACGCTTCAAGCAACTGATTACCGAGGTTCTTCACCTGCACGATGAAGATCCCTATGGACTGCTGTTGATTTCACAGAATCATGAAATATTTATTGAAGCCGGAAGCAGTGATGATTACCGTCAACCATTGGATGCGTTAATGGATCTGATCGATCAGGGAATGATGCGGGGCGAACTGCCTCAGCAGGATTCACGGCTCACAGCCGTTCTGGTGATCGGTGCGATTACACGTATGGCGGTCTCGAGTATGCAAGGTGAATTGCCAGAGTTGTTGGTACCCTACACCGGCGAAACCGTTCACCGACTCTCATTGATGTTGGGGCAGGTATCTCAGGAGTAG
- a CDS encoding NAD(P)H-dependent oxidoreductase, translating to MMKKILIIQGNPVSPSYNGAIAEAYHKGAVQAGADVRMITLNELAFNMNLEGGYRNKLPLEPDLLEAQEAIKWAEHLVWVFPIWWGGPPALLKGFVDRIFMPGYAFKYQKGKPFPDQLLKGRTARMITTMDGPSWYFKWFQGEPAHKMMKISTFALTGIKPVRITPVDVVGKQSEEQRKKWLEKIELLGRKMG from the coding sequence ATCATGAAGAAAATATTAATCATCCAAGGCAATCCCGTTTCCCCAAGTTACAATGGCGCAATTGCCGAAGCTTACCATAAAGGTGCGGTGCAGGCTGGTGCCGACGTCCGCATGATCACTCTGAACGAGCTGGCATTCAACATGAATTTAGAGGGAGGCTATCGTAATAAACTGCCGCTTGAACCGGACTTGCTAGAAGCACAAGAGGCGATTAAATGGGCAGAGCATCTCGTATGGGTATTCCCGATTTGGTGGGGAGGACCGCCTGCCCTGCTGAAAGGATTCGTTGACCGAATCTTCATGCCAGGTTACGCATTCAAGTACCAAAAAGGAAAACCTTTCCCGGATCAGCTGCTCAAAGGCCGCACCGCTCGCATGATCACCACGATGGATGGTCCTAGCTGGTACTTCAAATGGTTCCAAGGTGAGCCCGCACACAAAATGATGAAAATCTCCACCTTTGCGCTGACAGGCATCAAACCAGTTCGGATAACACCTGTAGATGTGGTGGGAAAACAGTCCGAGGAACAGAGAAAGAAATGGTTGGAGAAGATCGAGTTGCTTGGCCGGAAGATGGGGTAA
- the nikE gene encoding nickel import ATP-binding protein NikE produces MLQVREVSHSYGKRNWLDRSGARPPVLADISLTIEKGVCLGLLGTSGAGKSTLGKIILGLEKPRKGQVLFQGQDIYRSSKPVLKELRRDLQVVFQDCYSAVNPLMTAAQIIGEPLDNYERLSAKEQLRVVGQLLEQVGLTPEDGSKLPHQFSGGQLQRVNIARAIALKPKLIVLDESISSLDMVHQTQILSLLTELRASYGLSYLFITHDIRTAMTICDRITVMDQGKLVYSGDAGDSVMQSDHPVVQQLVSSILPEHPSDRISFG; encoded by the coding sequence ATGCTTCAGGTACGTGAAGTAAGCCATAGCTATGGCAAACGCAATTGGCTGGATCGTTCGGGAGCACGTCCTCCTGTGCTGGCAGACATCTCACTTACGATTGAGAAAGGTGTATGTCTGGGACTGCTGGGTACGAGCGGGGCAGGTAAAAGTACCTTGGGCAAAATCATTCTTGGTTTGGAGAAGCCCAGAAAGGGTCAGGTTTTATTTCAAGGACAGGATATCTATCGATCTAGCAAACCCGTGCTTAAGGAATTACGACGTGATCTGCAAGTCGTGTTCCAGGACTGTTATTCGGCTGTGAATCCGCTTATGACTGCCGCGCAGATTATCGGTGAGCCGCTGGATAATTACGAGCGTTTGTCGGCAAAAGAACAACTGCGTGTGGTTGGACAACTGCTTGAGCAGGTCGGACTTACACCAGAGGATGGGAGCAAGCTTCCGCACCAGTTCAGCGGTGGGCAATTACAGCGGGTCAACATCGCACGAGCCATCGCGCTCAAGCCGAAGTTAATCGTACTGGACGAATCAATCAGCAGCCTGGATATGGTGCACCAGACACAAATCTTATCCTTATTGACGGAGTTAAGAGCGTCCTACGGGTTGTCGTACCTCTTTATCACGCATGATATTCGGACCGCCATGACCATCTGTGACCGTATTACCGTAATGGATCAGGGAAAGCTGGTCTACAGCGGTGATGCCGGGGATTCGGTCATGCAGTCGGATCATCCGGTTGTGCAGCAGTTGGTATCGTCCATTTTACCTGAGCATCCGTCGGATCGTATTTCGTTTGGGTAA
- the nikD gene encoding nickel import ATP-binding protein NikD → MDDAAKVLEVRGLQVNLRTAEGSVPLLAPIDFELKKGRVFGLVGESGSGKTVTCNALLHLLDPRRMEVSGSIRLNGRELGSLSGEEMRRIRGKDIGFIMQNPMNAFTPVYTIGSQFIETLRTHTGMSKAAARERAIAALADMNLPEPAKLMKRYPFQLSGGMLQRVMIAISMCLRPALVIADEPTTALDVVNQLKVLQELDRLRTEYGTSILLISHDLGVISQMADEVAVMQKGRIVEQADVYQLFDQPQHEYTRMLLNARPSMSLGR, encoded by the coding sequence GTGGATGATGCAGCGAAGGTACTCGAAGTTCGAGGTCTGCAAGTGAATCTTAGAACAGCGGAGGGTTCCGTCCCGTTACTTGCGCCCATTGATTTCGAATTGAAAAAAGGTCGTGTCTTCGGTCTGGTCGGCGAGAGTGGCAGCGGTAAGACCGTTACTTGTAACGCATTGCTCCATCTGCTTGATCCGCGCAGGATGGAGGTATCGGGCAGCATCCGTCTGAATGGACGGGAGCTTGGCTCGTTGTCTGGTGAGGAGATGCGACGCATCCGTGGCAAGGACATCGGATTTATTATGCAGAATCCGATGAATGCTTTTACACCCGTATACACGATTGGATCTCAATTCATTGAAACTTTACGTACGCACACAGGAATGTCCAAAGCAGCGGCCCGAGAGCGGGCGATTGCAGCCTTGGCAGATATGAACTTACCTGAACCAGCTAAACTGATGAAGCGATATCCCTTCCAACTGAGTGGAGGTATGTTGCAGCGGGTGATGATCGCCATATCGATGTGTCTGCGACCCGCCCTGGTAATTGCTGACGAACCAACGACGGCACTGGATGTTGTGAATCAGTTGAAGGTGCTTCAGGAATTGGATCGGCTACGTACCGAATACGGCACATCCATCTTGCTCATCTCCCACGATCTGGGTGTGATCTCGCAAATGGCAGATGAAGTCGCGGTTATGCAGAAGGGTCGAATTGTAGAGCAGGCAGATGTGTATCAACTGTTCGATCAGCCGCAGCATGAGTATACCCGGATGTTGTTAAATGCTAGACCTAGTATGTCTTTGGGACGATAG
- the nikC gene encoding nickel ABC transporter permease subunit NikC: protein MINKWRAIFKGQRAIQICSVIILLFFIVALLAPWIAPHDPVKVNLLQKLASPSLEHWLGTDHLGRDNLTRLMYGARVSLGFATLIFLSSLLIGVIVGSISGYLGGWVDSLLMRLCEGIMAFPNLVLVLGIVGIFGPGLMQVLLALMMVQWVYYARICRNMVVSLKERNFIAAARVSGSSSWTIIRKHIIPNVQRPIVVMGTLEMGWAIMDISALSFLGLGIQPPNAEWGAMIHEGTGYIRSHPELMIYPGALILLVVITFNILGEALSERYGITKR from the coding sequence TTGATAAACAAATGGCGTGCGATATTTAAAGGACAGAGAGCCATCCAGATCTGCTCTGTGATCATATTGCTCTTCTTCATAGTCGCGTTATTAGCTCCATGGATTGCTCCTCATGACCCGGTGAAGGTGAATTTGTTGCAGAAGCTGGCGAGTCCATCGCTTGAGCATTGGCTGGGAACGGATCATCTCGGACGCGACAATCTCACCAGGCTGATGTATGGTGCGCGGGTGTCGCTTGGATTTGCTACTCTGATTTTTCTGTCTTCTCTGCTCATTGGTGTCATTGTGGGTTCGATCTCCGGATACCTTGGTGGCTGGGTGGACAGTTTGCTAATGCGCTTGTGTGAAGGCATTATGGCGTTTCCGAATCTGGTGCTGGTGCTCGGTATTGTGGGGATTTTTGGTCCAGGTCTGATGCAGGTGCTTCTAGCCCTCATGATGGTACAGTGGGTGTATTATGCACGCATCTGCCGGAACATGGTCGTGAGTCTGAAGGAACGGAATTTTATCGCGGCGGCGCGAGTTAGTGGTTCCTCTTCATGGACGATTATTCGTAAACATATCATCCCCAACGTGCAGCGTCCCATTGTTGTCATGGGCACGTTAGAGATGGGCTGGGCGATTATGGATATATCCGCACTGTCCTTCTTGGGGCTTGGCATTCAACCACCCAATGCAGAGTGGGGCGCCATGATTCATGAAGGAACGGGTTATATTCGCAGTCATCCGGAGTTAATGATCTACCCGGGTGCATTGATTCTACTGGTGGTCATTACGTTCAACATCTTGGGCGAAGCGTTATCCGAGCGTTATGGCATTACAAAACGGTAG
- the nikB gene encoding nickel ABC transporter permease subunit NikB, translating to MIGYIGKRMIAIIPIVFIATLVTFALIHISPVDPAEAYLTAAHIYPTPELLAQKRHEFGLDQPLLTQYADTIQKIAKLDFGTSYLTNKPVWDEVKLRLPATAELAFWSMLLSALVSIPLGILAAVYKNSWIDMVSRAISYIGASIPQFWLGYLLIFFFSVKLDWLPVEGRGSWENLVLPTVTLSMILIAVYTRLLRSSVLEQLQETYVKYARTRGIRERVIMLKHVLKIAISPLITGMGMSMGKLLTGTIIVEQVFSWPGFGRYFVDAIFNRDIPVIQCYVFLAACLFIVCNLLVDLVQLVMDPRISAKGRAEH from the coding sequence GTGATCGGCTATATTGGTAAACGAATGATCGCGATCATTCCTATCGTTTTTATCGCTACACTTGTTACCTTTGCACTTATTCATATCTCACCAGTTGATCCGGCCGAGGCTTATCTGACAGCAGCTCATATCTATCCAACACCGGAGCTGCTTGCGCAAAAGCGACATGAATTCGGTCTGGATCAGCCCTTGTTAACCCAATATGCGGATACGATTCAGAAGATTGCCAAGCTCGACTTCGGCACCTCGTACCTCACCAATAAACCCGTATGGGATGAAGTGAAATTAAGGCTTCCGGCTACGGCTGAACTAGCCTTCTGGAGTATGTTGTTATCGGCTCTGGTAAGTATTCCTTTGGGAATACTGGCCGCAGTGTACAAGAATAGCTGGATTGACATGGTCAGCCGGGCAATTTCCTATATTGGAGCATCTATTCCGCAATTCTGGCTCGGTTACCTGCTGATCTTCTTTTTCTCGGTGAAGCTGGACTGGCTGCCTGTGGAGGGGCGTGGATCGTGGGAGAATCTGGTTCTGCCTACGGTAACACTATCCATGATCCTGATTGCGGTCTACACCCGATTGTTACGTTCCAGTGTACTGGAGCAATTGCAGGAGACATATGTAAAGTATGCAAGAACACGCGGGATTCGCGAAAGAGTGATTATGCTCAAACATGTCCTGAAAATCGCCATATCGCCCCTTATTACAGGAATGGGGATGAGTATGGGCAAGCTGCTCACAGGCACCATTATTGTAGAGCAGGTGTTTTCCTGGCCGGGGTTCGGGCGTTATTTTGTCGATGCGATATTTAACCGGGATATTCCCGTGATTCAATGTTATGTCTTCCTGGCGGCATGCCTGTTCATCGTATGCAATCTGCTCGTTGATCTGGTGCAGCTCGTTATGGACCCACGGATTTCAGCGAAAGGACGGGCAGAACATTGA
- the nikA gene encoding nickel ABC transporter substrate-binding protein: MSVQHRKSSALTLATMLLLLLVIVGCSNTGSADKSSSAASDQTSTKSITMSWPRDIGTMNPHTYNPSQLFAQSMLYEPLISYQKDGKLEPALAESWTISDDGKVYTFKLRQGVKFSDGTPFNAEIVKKNFDAVMKNKDTHSWLGIVGVLDKTEVVDDQTFRLTLTEPYYPVLQDLSVVRPFRFLGEAGFPDDGDTSQGIKEPVGTGPWMLADYKQDEYAVFKRNPNYWGTAPKVDQITVKIIPDGETRVLAFEKGDLDLIYGEGVISLDAFQQLRDNDEYVTQLSDPVGTRSLLLNSSNPKLSDVRVRMALQQGFNKQAMVEGVTSGLEEPADTVLSKNYPYTNVDLEPITYDVEKSKALLDEAGWKLPAGGTVREKDGQQLDFEMIFDKTDPIQKAMAETIQAEWSELGVKVNLTGLELTVQIKRLKANDFDLYFWYNYGAPYDPHSFINVVASPGFGISETLSALPMKKELDDQVHAALSSTDETKRQELYGSILKTLQEQSAIVPISYIKKTAVYQKKISNFIFPANRDENPFVGIELGNQ, encoded by the coding sequence ATGTCTGTACAACATCGCAAATCTTCGGCGCTCACACTGGCAACTATGCTCTTGTTGCTATTGGTTATCGTGGGCTGCAGCAATACAGGAAGTGCAGATAAATCCTCATCTGCTGCTTCGGATCAAACATCTACGAAGTCGATTACGATGTCATGGCCACGTGATATCGGTACAATGAATCCGCATACGTACAATCCTTCGCAATTATTTGCCCAATCCATGCTCTATGAGCCACTGATCAGTTACCAGAAGGACGGAAAACTGGAACCTGCTCTGGCAGAATCATGGACCATCTCCGATGATGGCAAAGTATATACATTCAAGCTTCGCCAAGGTGTGAAATTCTCAGATGGTACGCCATTTAATGCTGAGATTGTGAAAAAGAATTTTGATGCTGTTATGAAAAATAAAGATACACATAGCTGGCTGGGCATTGTAGGCGTGCTCGACAAGACGGAGGTTGTGGACGATCAGACTTTCCGGTTGACACTCACAGAGCCGTATTATCCGGTTCTTCAGGACTTGTCGGTAGTTCGTCCTTTCCGCTTCCTGGGTGAAGCTGGATTCCCGGATGACGGAGATACATCCCAAGGCATCAAAGAGCCGGTGGGTACTGGTCCGTGGATGCTGGCTGATTACAAGCAGGACGAATATGCTGTTTTCAAACGCAACCCGAATTATTGGGGAACAGCGCCGAAGGTAGATCAGATTACGGTCAAAATCATTCCTGACGGTGAAACCCGTGTACTTGCTTTTGAAAAAGGTGATCTCGATCTGATCTACGGGGAAGGTGTGATCAGTCTGGATGCATTCCAACAGCTTCGTGACAACGATGAATATGTGACGCAATTGTCTGATCCGGTGGGCACACGCAGTCTGCTGCTGAACTCTTCCAATCCAAAGTTGTCCGATGTCAGAGTGCGGATGGCGCTCCAGCAAGGGTTTAACAAACAGGCGATGGTTGAGGGTGTCACTTCCGGATTGGAAGAACCAGCCGATACCGTATTGTCCAAAAACTATCCGTACACCAATGTAGACTTGGAACCAATCACGTATGACGTGGAAAAATCCAAAGCATTACTGGATGAAGCGGGCTGGAAGCTGCCGGCTGGTGGGACGGTTCGTGAAAAAGACGGTCAGCAGCTTGATTTCGAGATGATTTTTGACAAAACGGACCCGATTCAGAAAGCGATGGCTGAGACCATTCAGGCTGAGTGGAGCGAGCTGGGGGTTAAAGTAAACCTCACGGGACTGGAACTGACGGTACAGATCAAACGTTTGAAAGCCAATGATTTTGACCTGTATTTCTGGTATAACTATGGCGCTCCGTATGATCCTCATTCCTTCATTAACGTTGTGGCAAGCCCTGGATTCGGGATTTCCGAGACCTTGAGTGCGTTGCCGATGAAAAAGGAACTGGACGATCAGGTGCATGCAGCCCTGTCATCTACAGACGAGACGAAACGCCAGGAGTTATATGGCTCCATCTTGAAAACACTTCAGGAGCAATCGGCGATCGTACCGATCTCTTATATTAAGAAAACGGCTGTATATCAGAAGAAAATCTCCAACTTTATTTTCCCGGCGAACCGTGATGAGAATCCGTTTGTGGGCATTGAACTGGGCAATCAATAA
- a CDS encoding glycoside hydrolase family 113, whose protein sequence is MEYIKGFTFGWMSGRGDFRKPEAKESLRLMAERTGSSHVIFALAAHQDHPQAVEVKYRGEHLVEDDELVDMIGYARTLGLRVILKPTVNCTDGTWRAHINFFDIDVPCEPKWKDWFRSYTAFQKHYAAIAEQEKCEMFIVGCEMVQSERRDQEWREVIAGVRDVYTGLVSYNTDKYQEGHVKWWDAVDVISSSGYYPIGDWEAQLDRIEQVIAPYGKPFFFAEAGCPSRSGSAQVPNDWGLEGEVSAEEQERFYEAMFRHISQRDWVRGFGLWDWSAHLHAERDALINDGYGVYGKPAEKIIRRFYEDITVEV, encoded by the coding sequence ATGGAGTACATCAAAGGATTTACATTTGGCTGGATGAGTGGCAGGGGAGACTTCCGCAAGCCGGAAGCGAAGGAGTCCTTGCGCCTGATGGCTGAACGTACAGGCAGTTCGCATGTTATTTTTGCACTGGCGGCACATCAGGATCATCCGCAGGCGGTAGAGGTCAAGTATCGGGGTGAACATCTGGTCGAGGATGATGAACTGGTCGACATGATTGGTTATGCCCGTACACTCGGGCTGCGTGTCATTCTGAAACCAACCGTCAACTGCACCGATGGCACATGGCGTGCACATATTAACTTTTTTGATATCGATGTGCCTTGTGAGCCGAAGTGGAAGGATTGGTTCCGCAGCTACACGGCATTTCAGAAGCATTATGCAGCGATTGCAGAGCAGGAAAAGTGTGAGATGTTCATTGTAGGCTGTGAGATGGTGCAATCCGAGCGTCGGGATCAAGAGTGGCGAGAGGTTATCGCTGGTGTGCGTGATGTGTACACGGGACTGGTGTCATACAACACGGACAAATATCAGGAAGGTCATGTGAAATGGTGGGATGCTGTGGACGTGATCTCTTCCAGTGGCTATTATCCCATTGGAGATTGGGAGGCACAGCTGGATCGTATTGAACAGGTGATTGCTCCATATGGCAAACCCTTTTTCTTCGCGGAAGCAGGCTGTCCCAGCCGCAGTGGATCAGCCCAGGTACCGAACGATTGGGGACTGGAAGGCGAAGTGAGTGCGGAGGAACAGGAGCGTTTCTATGAGGCCATGTTCCGGCATATCAGTCAGCGTGACTGGGTGCGCGGGTTCGGTCTATGGGATTGGAGCGCACATCTGCACGCGGAGAGGGATGCACTGATTAACGACGGATACGGGGTATATGGTAAGCCTGCGGAGAAAATTATTCGTCGGTTCTATGAAGACATCACTGTAGAAGTTTAA
- a CDS encoding glycoside hydrolase family 130 protein, whose amino-acid sequence MSVAETKNVHIVGDALPNMPWENKPEGTEGPVWRHLANPVVPRNPVKGVARIFNSAVVPYEGKFIGVFRAETVNGRPHLHMGASEDGLEWTIEEERIAFVDENGDPFMPNYAYDPRLVKVEDTYYIIWCTDFYGAALGLAKTDDFKTFVRLENPMLPFNRNGVLFPRKIKDNYVMLSRPSDSGHTPFGDIFLSESPDLVYWGKHRHVMSKGGQGWWQSVKIGGGPAPIETSEGWLMFYHGVTGTCNGLVYSMGAVILDLDEPSKVKYRSSNFVLTPEKWYEEQGFVDNVIFPCATLHDAETGRIAIYYGAADTYVGVAYTTVEEIVNYVIETDEVIAGDHEEGKL is encoded by the coding sequence ATGTCAGTTGCTGAAACGAAAAACGTACACATTGTTGGGGATGCTTTGCCGAATATGCCGTGGGAGAACAAACCGGAGGGAACGGAAGGCCCGGTATGGAGACATTTGGCGAATCCGGTCGTCCCACGTAATCCAGTTAAAGGCGTTGCCCGCATTTTTAACAGTGCCGTTGTACCGTATGAAGGGAAATTCATTGGGGTATTCCGTGCTGAAACCGTTAATGGCCGTCCGCATCTTCACATGGGGGCGAGTGAGGACGGTTTGGAGTGGACGATTGAAGAGGAACGCATTGCCTTTGTCGATGAAAATGGCGATCCGTTTATGCCGAACTATGCTTACGACCCACGTTTGGTCAAAGTCGAAGACACGTATTACATCATCTGGTGTACAGACTTCTACGGTGCAGCACTGGGCCTGGCCAAAACAGATGACTTCAAAACATTTGTCCGCCTCGAAAATCCAATGTTGCCATTCAACCGTAATGGCGTATTGTTCCCGCGGAAAATCAAGGATAACTATGTGATGTTGTCCAGACCAAGTGATAGTGGACATACCCCATTCGGAGACATTTTCCTGAGCGAAAGCCCGGATCTCGTGTACTGGGGCAAGCACCGTCATGTGATGAGCAAAGGCGGTCAGGGCTGGTGGCAATCGGTCAAAATTGGCGGCGGTCCTGCTCCGATCGAAACGTCCGAAGGCTGGCTGATGTTCTACCACGGCGTCACGGGGACCTGTAACGGATTGGTATATAGCATGGGTGCGGTCATTCTGGATCTGGATGAGCCATCCAAAGTAAAATATCGTTCCTCCAACTTCGTGCTGACACCAGAAAAATGGTATGAAGAACAAGGCTTCGTTGATAACGTCATTTTCCCGTGTGCAACATTGCATGATGCAGAGACCGGACGTATCGCCATCTATTACGGCGCTGCCGATACGTATGTGGGCGTGGCTTACACGACCGTAGAAGAGATCGTAAACTATGTGATCGAGACGGACGAAGTCATTGCAGGAGATCACGAGGAAGGCAAGCTGTAA
- a CDS encoding carbohydrate ABC transporter permease: MTQLKYTLASVVKYASLVLAAFIALLPIVVILFASLKTNAEYATSSPLAPPANWLNFANYAKAFVDGNMLVGFKNTIIILVISIIGATLTGSMIAYVLDRFKFKGKKIMVAAFLLATLIPSVTTQVATFQIINALDLFNTRWAAIVMYLGTDIIAVYIFLQFLGSISSALDESAMLDGASYFTIYWKIILPLLKPAIVTVIIVKGVNIYNDFYTPFLYMPKTDLQVISTALFKFKGPFGSQWEVISAGIMIAIIPTMIIFLLLQKYIYNGFAQGSVK, encoded by the coding sequence GTGACACAACTCAAATACACCCTTGCGAGCGTGGTTAAATATGCTTCCCTGGTGCTTGCGGCGTTTATCGCACTGTTACCTATCGTGGTCATCCTGTTTGCATCTCTCAAAACGAATGCGGAATACGCTACCAGCAGCCCGCTTGCCCCGCCAGCCAACTGGCTGAACTTTGCGAACTATGCAAAGGCTTTTGTGGATGGCAACATGCTGGTTGGTTTCAAAAATACAATTATTATCCTGGTCATCTCTATTATAGGAGCGACCTTAACGGGCTCCATGATCGCGTATGTGCTGGATCGGTTCAAATTCAAAGGCAAGAAAATCATGGTCGCGGCATTCCTGCTCGCTACCCTGATTCCAAGTGTTACAACACAGGTCGCCACATTCCAGATCATCAACGCGCTCGACCTGTTCAACACACGCTGGGCGGCCATCGTGATGTATCTGGGTACAGATATCATCGCGGTTTATATTTTCCTGCAGTTCCTTGGCTCTATCTCCAGTGCATTGGATGAATCCGCCATGCTGGACGGCGCGTCGTACTTCACGATCTACTGGAAAATCATTCTGCCACTGCTGAAACCGGCCATTGTAACGGTCATTATCGTGAAGGGTGTGAACATCTATAACGACTTCTACACACCGTTCCTGTACATGCCAAAGACCGATCTACAGGTCATATCCACCGCCTTGTTCAAATTCAAGGGACCTTTCGGATCGCAGTGGGAAGTCATCAGCGCTGGCATCATGATCGCCATCATTCCAACCATGATCATCTTCCTGTTGTTACAGAAATACATCTACAATGGCTTCGCGCAAGGCTCAGTTAAATAA